A window of Malaclemys terrapin pileata isolate rMalTer1 chromosome 14, rMalTer1.hap1, whole genome shotgun sequence contains these coding sequences:
- the LOC128848973 gene encoding cell surface A33 antigen-like, whose product MFSKEHESRLERLSLLWALLLSPWLGAAENTAPVFGVNQTPPSIRAMEGSEFTIECTFNSSNNSIKWFVEWNKTRNYVTEKLSNGTDRIRLSADIEKRSLSLTVKKADVTDSGTYVCWVGNKDGTSRGNGTQVTIDEITDLMVNQTPTSVNDLEGSELTMKCTFKTVNNHSTMYVRWYKYGTEGPKKELVNDSDVITTVHLDNGFASLTLKNANSSNTGTYVCEVGITARNLSGNGPGTQVNIESKCQNFLPDLLGEMGVSE is encoded by the exons GAGCTGCAGAAAATACTGCTCCTGTCTTTGGGGTGAATCAGACACCCCCTTCTATCCGTGCAATGGAAGGGTCAGAGTTCACCATCGAGTGTACATTCAACTCAAGCAATAACTCTATCAAGTGGTTTGTTGAATGGAATAAAACCAGAAACTATGTAACAGAAAAGTTATCCAATGGAACAGATCGAATCAGATTATCAGCAGATATAGAAAAGAGGTCTCTTTCCCTCACTGTGAAGAAAGCTGATGTCACTGATTCTGGAACCTACGTATGTTGGGTTGGGAACAAGGATGGGACATCTcgtgggaatggaacccaagtgACCATCGATG AAATTACCGACCTGATGGTGAATCAAACCCCAACCAGTGTCAATGATTTAGAAGGCTCAGAACTTACCATGAAGTGTACATTCAAGACAGTCAATAACCACAGCACCATGTATGTGCGATGGTATAAGTATGGGACTGAGGGACCAAAGAAAGAGCTGGTGAATGACAGCGATGTGATCACAACTGTGCATTTGGACAATGGGTTTGCCTCTCTCACTTTGAAGAATGCAAATTCATCTAATACAGGAACCTATGTGTGTGAGGTGGGGATCACAGCAAGGAACCTCTCTGGGAATGGACCAGGAACCCAAGTGAACATTGAGAGTAAGTGCCAGAATTTCCTACCTGATCTTCTTGGGGAAATGGGGGTGAGCGAGTGA